A window from Drosophila yakuba strain Tai18E2 chromosome 3L, Prin_Dyak_Tai18E2_2.1, whole genome shotgun sequence encodes these proteins:
- the LOC6533236 gene encoding uncharacterized protein LOC6533236 isoform X1 translates to MCGSRSRGNECLFSDWTIGDRSRLTTTGNWKLKNSKTLNSRHETLLAAVLVVWAVCSATTEPKPGAKNSRDWDRKMSAEVAQTIPGSISISNPISPSQVQQDDQVNFETGGPIQTAEWLSMGVCSLAASAAMRPTGSPLIDIAKWPSMLQVARCKLHVACCWIAGLQAVEGWRMRPRDMFHVASVSSNSSCFWTRPRLMPFLLRLLLLLMMMMRPQTPSLPLLVDVAPAPPAPPSILVSFCQHCAHIWRQY, encoded by the exons ATGTGCGGCTCCCGATCTCGAGGCAACGAGTGCTTATTTAGTGACTGGACGATCGGAGATCGCAGCAGGCTCACCAcaactggaaactggaaactgaAAAACTCAAAAACTCTAAACTCGAGACATGAGACACTTCTGGCTGCCGTTTTGGTTGTTTGGGCTGTTTGCTCAGCCACTACAGAACCGAAACCTGGAGCCAAAAACTCCCGCGATTGGGACCGCAAAATGAGCGCTGAAGTGGCGCAGACAATTCCcggctccatctccatctccaacCCCATCTCCCCATCTCAAGTGCAGCAAGATGACCAAGTTAATTTCGAGACGGGAGGCCCCATCCAGACCGCGGAGTGGTTATCAATGGGGGTCTGCAGCTTGGCGGCGTCTGCGGCGATGAGACCAACTGGTAGCCCTCTAATTGATATAGCTAAATGGCCGTCTATGTTGCAGGTTGCACGTTGCAAGTTGCACGTTGCTTGTTGCTGGATTGCTGGCTTGCAGGCGGTTGAAGGCTGGAGGATGAGGCCTAGAGACATGTTTCATGTCGCCAGCGT CTCGAGCAACAGTTCCTGCTTTTGGACTCGTCCTCGACTGATGCCGTTCTTGctccggctgctgctgctgctgatgatgatgatgaggccTCAAACTCCTTCTTTGCCCCTTCTGGTGGACgtggctcctgctcctccggccCCACCATCCATTCTCGTATCGTTTTGCCAGCATTGCGCGCATATTTGGCGTCAATATTAA
- the LOC6533236 gene encoding uncharacterized protein LOC6533236 isoform X2: MSPASKCFGRLLHQLEQQFLLLDSSSTDAVLAPAAAAADDDDEASNSFFAPSGGRGSCSSGPTIHSRIVLPALRAYLASILSETDGCLKAQQAS; encoded by the exons ATGTCGCCAGCGT CAAAATGTTTCGGGCGACTTCTCCACCAGCTCGAGCAACAGTTCCTGCTTTTGGACTCGTCCTCGACTGATGCCGTTCTTGctccggctgctgctgctgctgatgatgatgatgaggccTCAAACTCCTTCTTTGCCCCTTCTGGTGGACgtggctcctgctcctccggccCCACCATCCATTCTCGTATCGTTTTGCCAGCATTGCGCGCATATTTGGCGTCAATATTAAGTGAAACTGATGGATGCCTGAAGGCCCAACAGGCCTCCTAA